TCGTCGGTCGCTACCGCGTCCCGCGGCCTGACGATCACATCGCCTACGGCTTCGGCAAGGCCTGGGCCTGGCACGACGACAACGACTACCCCTCGACCGCGATTGCGACGGTGGACGGTGCGGGTGGCGTGGACGTCGAGCGCTCGACGCCGTCGATCGCCATCGATGAGGTGACCTTCACCGACCGCTTCGTCTGGCTGACCGAGCCGCGCGCCAACCAGGTCATGACGATGCGCGACGGCGTGCTCGGCGCGCAGGCGGTGTCATCGGTCAGCGGCGCGCGTTTCGTCGTACCACTCGGACCGAGCTCGGTCCTGGTCGCGGGCCGAAGCGGCCTGATGCGCGAGCTGCCGAGCGGGAACAGCGTCGTGATCGGCGGCACCCCCACGTTGGTCGCTCCGGCGCCGTCGTACGGGATCTGGATCGTGACCGGCCGGCGGGCGTCGTACTTCCCGGCCATCAGCGATCGGGCGACCCTCACTTTGCCGCTGTCGCTCGAGGTCGGCGCCGTCATCGGCGACCCGAGCGACGGTGTCTACATCGCTACCCGCAGCCGAAACCCTCGGCATTACGACCCGTACCTCGTGTACTACTCGCCGGCGGCGCTCGAGAAGCACCACCCGAAGCCGACCGCGAGGCTCGACGGGTTCGTCCAGGCCGAGACGATGACGGCGAACCCCGCCGGTGGCATCGTCTTCACCACGAACGAGGGTGCCGTCGACTCGTGGAATCCGGCGGGACACCCGGTGTCGGCGGGGAAAGCCCCGAACCGGGTCGACCACGCTGCGCTACCCTCGTTGCCGCGGCGGCTTCCGCCGCGGGGAGGCTTCGCCTAGTCCGGTCTATGGCGCCGCACTGCTAATGCGGTTTGGGTTCACCCCCATCCCGGGTTCAAATCCCGGAGCCTCCGCTGCTGACCCGGCTCTGACCTGGGCCTTCACGTGTCTAAGTGGTGCGAGTCGCTACAGAAATTGACCGAGCCGCATTTTTTCAGTTGCAGTTGTGAGACGCCCGAGGATGGTGAGCCGGTCGCCGCTATGCGGTCAGTGGTGACCCGCGGCCGCGCGCGGTGGTGGTGAGATCTCCTGCTCGCCGGGATTCATGCCGCAGATCTCGACTCCATTCCAGAACGCGATGTAGCCGGCAACGTCGGCAGCCGCTTCGTACGGCGCGGGGTAGTACCAGGCGGCATCGACGAGGCGGTCCCCGTCGACGGCGACGTGGGAGTAGGCGGCGTCGCCTTTCCAGGTGCAGTGCGTAACCGTGCTGCTCAGTTCCAGGTAATTCTGATGGACATGGTGCGGCGGGAAGTAGTGGTTGCCTTCGACGAGCACGGTGTCCTCGCTTTCAGCGATTGTGACTCCCTTCCAGGAGGCAGTGATCGTCATCGGGTCACCTGCTCCTCGCGGGCGGGATCAGCGGACGCCTCAAGATGAGCCTTCAGTCGCTGTAACGACTCGGGGAGGGTCTTGCGGATGCTGGCGGTCAGAAACGGTGCCATGAGGCGAAGGAGCCCGCGCAGTTCCGGGGACATCGTGAGCGTGACGATCGTGCCACCGTCGGCGTCATTCAGGATCCAGTTGCCGGCCGGTGCGACAGTGCCGGGGCCAGACCTCGCGGGCGGACCTTGCCAGGCGAGTTTCACATTGGGCTCGAAGACGACGTGCCGGAACGTGCCCTGCGCACCCCGCGTCATGCGGTAGGTGTAGACAGCGTCGGGGCCGGGTGCGGAGCCTTCGGTTCGCTGGACCCAGTCGAAGTCAGTGGCGTAGATGGGAAGAAGCTCCGCGTGGGCAAGAAAGTCGAAAACCTCGTGTCGCGATCGGGCGATCGTGACCTGCGACGTGACATTCATGGCAATGGTCTCCTTCTTGGCGCTGGCTACGCGGCGAGGGGCGCGACGGGGACAGGCTCGAGGGTGGTCGGTTCGCCTCGGGTGTTGGTGGCCCGGACCGCTATCAGGGCCGCGGCGACCAGGAAGACTGCCGCGGCGATCAGCGCCCGGTGGAACCCAGAGGCAAGAGCCGACGGTTGGGCGATGTGCGTTGCGAGAAGCCGATTCGTGTGGGAGGTGGCGATCGCGGTGAAGATCGCGATACCGAGCGCCCCGCCGAGTTGTTGGGAGGCATTGATCAGTGCGGCGGCGAGCCCGGCCTGATCTGCTGGTACGCCGGCGTTGGCGGCGGTGGTCGCACCGACGAACACCGCGCCAAGCCCGAGCGACATGACGATCAGTCCTGGCAGCAGATCGGTTGGGTAGGTGCCGTGAAGCGGCAGCCGGGACAGATAACCCACGCCGCCCGCGGCGGCGAGAGCACCAATGACGAGCACCGGTCGCGTGCCGGTGCGGGGGAACAGCTTGGAGCACACACCGGCCGCTACGATGACTCCGCCGGTCACCGGCAGATACGACAGGCCCGTGCGGATCGGCGAGTACCCGAGGACGTCTTGCATATACAGGGTCAGGAAGAAGAAGGTCGACAGAAATCCGGCGATCGCGATCAGCTGGGTTGCGTCGGCGGCGGCGAGTCCGTCGATCCTGAATACGGATAGCGGCAGCAGGGGTCGGTCCACTCGGCGTTCATTCACGACGAAGCCGGCCAGAATGATCGCCGCGGCGATCAGGCAGCACACGGTTGATGTCGCGCCCCACCCGACGATCGGCGCGCGCACGATCCCGTAGACCAGCAGCAGCATCCCGGCCGTGGACA
Above is a window of Mycobacteriales bacterium DNA encoding:
- a CDS encoding DUF427 domain-containing protein yields the protein MTITASWKGVTIAESEDTVLVEGNHYFPPHHVHQNYLELSSTVTHCTWKGDAAYSHVAVDGDRLVDAAWYYPAPYEAAADVAGYIAFWNGVEICGMNPGEQEISPPPRAAAGHH
- a CDS encoding MFS transporter; amino-acid sequence: MATSTVAAGGSSFLASRRGKLTLLLLCLVAFLDYVDASIVNVALPSIHDDLHVSVQNVQWVISGYLLTYGGFMLLGGRAADLLGRRRLLVAGTVVFALASLGAGLANESGVLVAARLVQGLGAAMMLPAALSLVTTSFSSGTDRTKALGAWGAMAGVASAAGVLLGGVLTQGPGWRWVFFVNPLACVGILAGTLLLIDRDRPRAGVARFDLLGALLSTAGMLLLVYGIVRAPIVGWGATSTVCCLIAAAIILAGFVVNERRVDRPLLPLSVFRIDGLAAADATQLIAIAGFLSTFFFLTLYMQDVLGYSPIRTGLSYLPVTGGVIVAAGVCSKLFPRTGTRPVLVIGALAAAGGVGYLSRLPLHGTYPTDLLPGLIVMSLGLGAVFVGATTAANAGVPADQAGLAAALINASQQLGGALGIAIFTAIATSHTNRLLATHIAQPSALASGFHRALIAAAVFLVAAALIAVRATNTRGEPTTLEPVPVAPLAA
- a CDS encoding SRPBCC family protein produces the protein MNVTSQVTIARSRHEVFDFLAHAELLPIYATDFDWVQRTEGSAPGPDAVYTYRMTRGAQGTFRHVVFEPNVKLAWQGPPARSGPGTVAPAGNWILNDADGGTIVTLTMSPELRGLLRLMAPFLTASIRKTLPESLQRLKAHLEASADPAREEQVTR